The following coding sequences lie in one Miscanthus floridulus cultivar M001 chromosome 9, ASM1932011v1, whole genome shotgun sequence genomic window:
- the LOC136482288 gene encoding probable protein S-acyltransferase 1: protein MKGRPLFKSPLPRSYLSDTSSVSSAAVATHRVYQVWRGKNRFLCGGRLIFGPDASSIVLTVALIMTPLALFVAFVSFRLAELIGKPLGTAVPATAMAVGVFDVVVLVLTSGRDPGIIPRNARPPEPDDAATDSSSFASPATGASWSLPPTRDVYVNGVVVKVKYCHTCMLYRPPRCSHCSVCNNCVERFDHHCPWVGQCIGRRNYRFFFMFISSTTFLCLYVFAFCWVNLLLISRQYCVSFGHAVAESPVSGCLIVYTFVTAWFVGGLTAFHSYLVCTNQTTYENFRYRYERKANPFNRGAGSNIAEIFFSPIPPSRNDFRAKVSPADPDAAALYYLGPLSSESRISFYTRASLSFDMAKASFDLNYSAKRTSVASSDFGDIYGGSHGGHGSGALDRVSTTHLQQPRHSIFGGPGRESKKAEDEADAVTAELGATMHMHYGAAAGRSRAREFEVV, encoded by the exons ATGAAGGGGAGGCCACTGTTCAAGAGCCCTCTCCCCCGCAGCTACCTCTCCGACACCTCCAGCGTCTCGTCGGCCGCCGTTGCCACCCACCGCGTCTACCAAGTCTGGAGAGGGAAGAAT AGATTCCTGTGCGGCGGTCGGCTCATCTTCGGCCCGGACGCGAGCTCCATCGTTCTCACGGTGGCGCTCATCATGACGCCGCTCGCGCTCTTCGTCGCCTTCGTCTCGTTCCGGCTCGCCGAGCTCATCGGGAAGCCGCTCGGCACCGCCGTcccggcgacggccatggcggtcgGCGTATTC gaCGTTGTGGTGCTGGTGCTCACGTCGGGTCGGGACCCCGGCATCATCCCCCGGAACGCGCGGCCGCCGGAGCCCGACGACGCGGCGACGGACAGCTCCTCCTTCGCGTCCCCCGCGACGGGCGCGTCGTGGTCGCTGCCCCCGACGCGCGACGTGTACGTGAACGGCGTGGTGGTGAAGGTGAAGTACTGCCACACGTGCATGCTGTACCGGCCCCCGCGCTGCTCGCACTGCTCCGTCTGCAACAACTGCGTGGAGCGCTTCGACCACCACTGCCCCTGGGTGGGCCAGTGCATCGGCCGCCGGAACTACCGCTTCTTCTTCATGTTCATCTCCTCCACCACCTTCCTGTGCCTCTACGTGTTCGCCTTCTGCTGGGTCAACCTGCTGCTCATCTCCCGGCAGTACTGCGTGAGCTTCGGCCACGCCGTGGCGGAGTCCCCGGTCTCCGGCTGCCTCATCGTCTACACCTTCGTCACGGCGTGGTTCGTCGGCGGGCTCACGGCGTTCCACTCCTACCTCGTGTGCACCAACCAGACCACGTACGAGAACTTCCGGTACCGGTACGAGCGCAAGGCCAACCCCTTCAACCGCGGCGCCGGCAGCAACATCGCCGAGATCTTCTTCTCGCCGATCCCGCCGTCCAGGAACGACTTCCGGGCCAAGGTGTCCCCCGCCGACCCGGACGCCGCCGCGCTCTACTACCTCGGCCCGCTGTCGTCCGAGTCGCGGATCAGCTTCTACACCAGGGCCAGCCTCAGCTTCGACATGGCCAAGGCCAGCTTCGACCTCAACTACTCCGCCAAGCGCACCAGCGTCGCGTCCTCCGACTTCGGCGACATCTACGGCGGCAGCCACGGCGGGCACGGCTCCGGGGCGCTCGACCGGGTCTCTACTACGCACCTGCAGCAGCCGCGGCACTCCATCTTCGGCGGGCCCGGCAGGGAGAGCAAGAAGGCGGAGGACGAAGCGGACGCCGTCACGGCGGAGCTCGGGGCCACGATGCACATGCActacggcgccgccgccggccggtcgCGCGCGAGGGAGTTCGAGGTGGTGTGA
- the LOC136482289 gene encoding uncharacterized protein, translating to MAEALLLACHLALSFSLLAASLSHLVVAAVSYLSPSSLHYRLIRLLRHPLICLLPPLLALPFAFLPLASTPLLPLLLLPPLLPLPFPFLPPHLPLPLLRALLLSLPLLLLARAADLLAASFPASDLQAHALAVARLLLLAVAAASLASSLSASAPRGTTAAGAHFVAEAGLACAGAVGGLWAAQNGLSLYVDACVPAGCHRLAHSSVKKFKHVVLSF from the coding sequence ATGGCGGAGGCGCTGCTGCTCGCGTGCCACCTCGCCCTCTCTTTCTCCCTCCTCGCCGCCTCCCTCTCCCAcctcgtcgtcgccgccgtcTCCTACCTCTCACCCTCCTCCCTCCACTACCGCCTCATCCGGCTGCTCCGCCACCCGCTCATCTGCCTCCTCCCGCCGCTCCTCGCGCTCCCCTTCGCCTTCCTCCCGCTCGCCTCCACGCCCCtgctgccgctcctcctcctccctccgctGCTCCCGCTCCCGTTCCCGTTCCTCCCACCCCACCTCCCGCTTCCCCTCCTCCGCGCGCTCCTCCTCTCCCTGCCACTCCTCCTGCTCGCCCGCGCGGCCGACCTCCTCGCCGCCTCGTTCCCGGCCTCGGACCTCCAGGCGCACGCGCTCGCCGtcgcgcgcctcctcctcctcgccgtggCGGCGGCCTCCCTCGCCTCGTCGCTCTCCGCCTCCGCGCCCAGGGGCACGACGGCGGCCGGCGCCCACTTCGTCGCCGAGGCGGGGCTCGCCTGCGCGGGCGCCGTGGGCGGGCTCTGGGCGGCGCAGAACGGGCTCAGCCTCTACGTCGACGCGTGCGTGCCCGCGGGGTGCCACCGCCTAGCACATTCTTCCGTGAAAAAATTTAAACATGTGGTACTTAGTTTTTGA